The following proteins are encoded in a genomic region of Geminicoccaceae bacterium SCSIO 64248:
- a CDS encoding DNA polymerase Y family protein, whose translation MRRVVSLFLPTWSTDRVRKVDPALPPEAPLVLLGRDGRRRIVLAADTGAQAAGLRLGMPASLAQVMVPGLMIRDADPASDRRGLERLALWLHRRYAPITAPDSPDGIVLDTTGADHLHGGETLMLSDMTGRLSAAGFAVRAAVADSWGAAHALARYRAKPITVAPPGAGTDMVAALPLAALRLPVETVHGLHALGFIRIGDLLERPRAPLTLRYGVELARRLDQILGRIDEPIEPVRPSDPIMVRRAFAEPIGAAETIARTLSQLVVALCPLLEARGLGARRLDLVCHRVDTRPQAVRVGTAMPVRDPRRLTRLLCDRIETIDPGFGIEIMTLAATVTEPLLARQTASVLTEDSPPDIADLVDVLANRVGEGRLYRAAPVTSDLPERVVRRIPALTPETAASWPGRWPRPSRLLAPPEPIETVALLPDHPPVWFTWRGVRRLVRRADGPERVFGEWWRRDAELIAVRDYFRVEDQAGERFWIFQAGDGEDAATGSQGWFLHGLFG comes from the coding sequence ATGCGTCGGGTCGTCTCGCTGTTCCTGCCGACCTGGTCGACCGACCGGGTGCGCAAGGTCGATCCCGCGCTGCCTCCTGAAGCTCCGCTCGTCCTGCTCGGCCGGGACGGTCGGCGTCGGATCGTCCTGGCCGCCGACACGGGCGCGCAGGCGGCCGGTCTGCGGCTCGGTATGCCGGCCAGCCTGGCCCAGGTCATGGTGCCGGGCCTGATGATCCGGGACGCGGATCCCGCCTCGGACCGGCGCGGCCTCGAGCGCCTGGCTTTGTGGCTGCATCGGCGCTACGCCCCGATCACGGCACCCGATTCGCCCGATGGCATCGTGCTCGACACGACCGGCGCCGATCATCTCCATGGTGGCGAGACCCTGATGCTGAGCGACATGACAGGCCGGCTGTCCGCGGCCGGCTTCGCGGTCCGTGCCGCGGTCGCCGACAGCTGGGGCGCGGCGCATGCTCTGGCGCGTTACCGTGCAAAGCCGATCACGGTCGCCCCGCCCGGTGCCGGAACGGACATGGTCGCGGCCCTGCCGCTGGCGGCGCTGCGCCTGCCTGTGGAGACGGTGCACGGCCTGCACGCTCTGGGCTTCATCCGCATCGGCGATTTGCTCGAGCGGCCACGGGCACCTTTGACCCTCCGTTACGGGGTCGAGCTCGCCCGCCGCCTCGACCAGATCCTGGGCAGGATCGACGAGCCGATCGAGCCGGTCCGGCCAAGCGATCCGATCATGGTCCGGCGTGCTTTCGCCGAGCCGATCGGCGCCGCCGAGACCATCGCCCGCACCCTGAGCCAATTGGTCGTCGCGCTCTGCCCGCTGCTCGAGGCACGCGGTCTCGGCGCGCGCCGGCTCGACCTGGTCTGCCATCGGGTCGACACAAGGCCGCAGGCGGTCCGGGTCGGCACGGCGATGCCGGTGCGCGATCCCAGGCGCCTGACCCGCCTGCTCTGCGACCGGATCGAGACCATCGATCCCGGCTTCGGCATCGAGATCATGACCCTCGCAGCAACGGTCACCGAGCCTTTGCTCGCCCGGCAGACGGCCAGCGTGCTGACCGAGGACAGCCCGCCCGACATCGCCGATCTGGTCGACGTCCTGGCCAACCGGGTCGGCGAGGGCCGGCTTTACCGTGCCGCGCCGGTGACCAGCGATCTGCCCGAACGGGTCGTGCGGCGCATTCCGGCTCTCACGCCCGAGACCGCGGCGTCCTGGCCCGGACGTTGGCCGCGGCCGTCCCGACTGCTGGCACCGCCCGAGCCGATCGAGACCGTGGCGCTGCTGCCGGACCATCCGCCGGTCTGGTTCACCTGGCGGGGTGTGCGCCGCCTTGTGCGCCGCGCCGACGGGCCGGAGCGGGTGTTTGGCGAATGGTGGCGGCGCGATGCCGAGCTGATCGCGGTCAGGGACTATTTCCGGGTCGAGGACCAGGCCGGCGAGCGCTTCTGGATCTTCCAGGCCGGCGACGGCGAGGACGCCGCCACCGGCTCGCAGGGCTGGTTCCTGCACGGCCTGTTCGGATGA
- a CDS encoding error-prone DNA polymerase encodes MNPPVRYAELQVTSHFSFLRGASSCEELFATAAGMGIAALGVTDRNSLAGMVRAHEAAKATGVRLVVGCRLDLIEGESLLVYPTDRAAYGRLCRLLSLGKKRGGKARCVLAWDDLALHAEGLLAVLVPDEADDLCALHLRRLRQTFGDRAYLALTLRRRPNDQLRLWQLATMATEAGVPTVVTNDVLFHEPGRRILQDVVTCIRHNVTIDQLGERRERHADRHLKPPEAMHRLFALHPEALARTVELAGRCRFSLDELAYQYPEERIHPELSPQQALERLTWDAAAVRYPEGLPGRVRRTLEHELRLIAKLDYAPYFLTVDAIVRFARSQDILCQGRGSAANSAVCYVLGITSIDPDRNDLLFERFVSEERREPPDIDVDFEHERREIVMQWVFDTYGRERAALCSTVIRYRAKGALRDVGKALGLPQDLIGTLSGQVWGWSQEGVQPDHAAALGLNTSDRRLRLTLELARQLIGTPRHLSQHPGGFVLTRDRLDELVPIEPAAMKDRQVIEWDKDDIDALRFMKVDVLALGMLSCMKRGFDLLERHKGIALDLASIPPEDPRTYAMIRRADTLGTFQIESRAQMAMLPRLKPRTFYDLVIEVAIVRPGPIQGDMVHPYLRRREGREPVHYPKPELEAVLGKTLGVPLFQEQAMRVAITCAGFTPGEADLLRKSMATFKFTGGISVFRDTLIAGMVAHGYERSFAEQTFRQLEGFGSYGFPESHAASFALIAYASAWLKCWHPDVFCTALLNAQPMGFYAPAQIVRDAREHDVAIRPVCIAASRWDCTLESTSDDRFAVRLGLRMVKGLANAHGAALVAARADRPFASVEDLGQRAAIPVAALVQLAKADAFSSLDLARREALWAIKALRDQKLPLFQAATSPSGDPLPEIDEPAIPLRPMTAGGEVVEDYGHVGLSLRAHPVSFLRADLARRRTVTCTEAMAARDGRWLETAGLVLVRQRPGSAKGVLFITIEDETGIANLVLWPQVFEAHRRIVLAAGMIAAQGRIQREGEVVHLVVHRLADLSRELARVGEREAPFPLAHGRGDGVTHGSTGPDPRDLPPKGMRSRDIYTPDLHIDRIKVRTRDFR; translated from the coding sequence ATGAACCCGCCGGTCCGCTATGCCGAGCTGCAGGTCACCTCGCATTTCTCGTTCCTGCGCGGCGCGTCGTCCTGCGAGGAGCTGTTCGCCACCGCCGCTGGCATGGGCATCGCGGCCCTGGGCGTGACCGACCGCAACTCCCTGGCCGGCATGGTGCGCGCCCACGAGGCCGCCAAGGCAACCGGCGTGCGCCTCGTGGTCGGCTGCCGGCTCGATCTGATCGAGGGCGAGTCCCTGCTGGTCTACCCGACCGACCGCGCCGCCTATGGCCGGCTCTGCCGTTTGCTCTCGCTCGGCAAGAAGCGCGGCGGCAAAGCGCGCTGCGTGCTCGCCTGGGACGACCTTGCCCTTCACGCCGAGGGCCTGCTCGCCGTGCTCGTGCCGGACGAGGCCGACGATCTCTGCGCCTTGCACCTGCGCCGCTTGCGCCAAACCTTCGGCGACCGCGCCTACCTGGCCTTGACCCTGCGTCGCCGGCCGAACGACCAACTCCGGCTCTGGCAGCTCGCCACGATGGCGACCGAGGCCGGTGTGCCGACCGTGGTGACCAACGATGTCCTGTTCCACGAGCCCGGCCGGCGCATCCTGCAGGACGTGGTCACCTGCATCCGGCACAACGTCACCATCGACCAGCTGGGCGAGCGGCGCGAGCGCCATGCCGATCGCCATCTCAAGCCACCCGAGGCGATGCACCGCCTGTTCGCTCTCCATCCCGAGGCGCTGGCTCGAACGGTCGAGCTGGCCGGGCGCTGCCGCTTCTCCCTGGACGAGCTCGCCTATCAGTATCCCGAGGAGCGGATCCATCCCGAGCTCAGCCCGCAGCAGGCGCTCGAACGCCTCACCTGGGACGCGGCCGCTGTCCGCTACCCCGAGGGCCTGCCTGGGCGCGTGCGCCGTACGCTCGAGCACGAGCTGCGCCTGATCGCCAAGCTGGACTACGCGCCCTACTTCCTGACCGTGGATGCCATCGTGCGCTTCGCCCGATCGCAGGACATTCTCTGCCAGGGGCGCGGCTCGGCGGCCAACTCGGCGGTCTGCTACGTGCTCGGCATCACCTCGATCGACCCGGACCGCAACGACCTGTTGTTCGAGCGCTTCGTCTCGGAGGAGCGGCGCGAGCCGCCCGACATCGACGTCGACTTCGAGCACGAGCGTCGCGAGATCGTCATGCAGTGGGTGTTCGACACCTATGGCCGCGAGCGTGCCGCGCTGTGCTCGACCGTGATCCGCTACCGCGCCAAGGGTGCCTTGCGCGACGTCGGCAAGGCACTGGGCCTGCCCCAGGATCTGATCGGCACCCTGTCCGGCCAGGTCTGGGGCTGGTCGCAGGAAGGCGTCCAGCCGGACCATGCCGCGGCGCTCGGCCTCAATACAAGCGATCGCCGCCTGCGCCTGACCCTGGAGCTCGCCCGCCAGCTGATCGGCACGCCGCGCCATCTCAGCCAGCATCCCGGCGGCTTCGTCCTGACCCGCGACCGGCTCGACGAGCTCGTGCCGATCGAGCCGGCGGCCATGAAGGATCGCCAGGTCATCGAGTGGGACAAGGACGACATCGACGCGCTCCGGTTCATGAAGGTCGACGTCCTCGCCCTGGGGATGCTGAGCTGCATGAAGCGGGGCTTCGATCTGCTTGAGCGGCACAAGGGCATCGCGCTCGACCTCGCCAGCATCCCGCCCGAGGATCCGCGCACCTACGCCATGATCCGCAGGGCCGACACGCTGGGCACCTTCCAGATCGAGAGCCGTGCGCAGATGGCGATGCTGCCGCGCCTCAAGCCGCGCACCTTCTACGATTTGGTGATCGAGGTCGCGATCGTGCGGCCGGGCCCGATCCAAGGCGACATGGTCCACCCTTATCTGCGCCGGCGTGAGGGACGGGAGCCCGTGCACTACCCCAAGCCCGAGCTGGAGGCCGTGCTCGGCAAGACCCTGGGCGTGCCCTTGTTCCAGGAGCAGGCCATGCGGGTCGCGATCACCTGCGCCGGGTTCACGCCGGGCGAGGCCGATCTTTTGCGCAAGTCGATGGCGACCTTCAAGTTCACCGGCGGCATCTCGGTGTTCCGCGACACGCTGATCGCCGGCATGGTCGCCCATGGCTACGAGCGGAGCTTCGCCGAGCAGACCTTCCGCCAGCTCGAGGGCTTCGGCTCCTACGGCTTCCCGGAAAGCCACGCCGCTTCCTTCGCCCTGATCGCCTATGCCAGCGCCTGGCTCAAATGCTGGCATCCCGACGTGTTCTGCACCGCCTTGCTCAACGCCCAGCCGATGGGCTTCTACGCCCCGGCCCAGATCGTGCGCGACGCGCGCGAGCACGACGTCGCGATCCGCCCGGTCTGCATCGCCGCCTCGCGCTGGGACTGCACGCTCGAGTCGACCAGCGACGACCGCTTCGCCGTCCGGCTCGGCCTGCGCATGGTCAAGGGCCTGGCCAACGCTCACGGTGCTGCCCTGGTTGCCGCTCGTGCCGACCGTCCGTTCGCCTCGGTCGAGGATCTCGGACAGCGCGCCGCGATCCCGGTCGCCGCCCTGGTCCAGCTCGCCAAGGCCGACGCCTTCTCCTCGCTCGACCTGGCCCGGCGCGAGGCGCTCTGGGCGATCAAGGCGCTGCGGGACCAGAAGCTGCCTCTGTTCCAGGCGGCCACCTCACCCTCGGGTGATCCCCTCCCGGAAATCGACGAGCCCGCGATCCCGCTCAGGCCGATGACCGCTGGTGGCGAGGTGGTCGAAGACTACGGCCATGTCGGCCTGTCCTTGCGCGCCCACCCCGTCAGCTTCCTGCGCGCCGATCTTGCCCGGCGTCGCACCGTCACCTGCACCGAGGCCATGGCCGCGCGTGACGGTCGCTGGCTCGAGACCGCCGGCCTGGTCCTGGTCCGCCAACGGCCGGGTTCGGCCAAAGGCGTCTTGTTCATCACGATCGAGGACGAGACCGGCATCGCCAATCTCGTCCTTTGGCCCCAGGTGTTCGAGGCTCACCGCCGCATCGTCCTCGCCGCCGGCATGATCGCCGCCCAAGGCCGGATCCAGCGCGAGGGCGAGGTCGTCCACCTCGTCGTGCACCGGCTTGCCGATCTGTCCCGCGAACTGGCCCGGGTCGGCGAGCGTGAGGCTCCCTTCCCGCTCGCCCATGGTCGCGGCGACGGCGTCACCCATGGCAGCACCGGCCCCGATCCACGCGACCTGCCGCCCAAGGGCATGCGGAGCCGCGATATCTACACCCCTGACCTGCATATCGATCGGATCAAGGTCAGGACGCGGGATTTTCGGTGA
- a CDS encoding transposase: MRQAEGLIRSIFGLLGLALPVPDHTTLSRRGRTLRLDKGADAGSGLDLAIDSTGLRLAKPSGAGHEGWRKLPIAVSPDTGQILAEELTRSDVHDAVPVPALLNRITGRIRRVYSAVTEHRQALPNAAKVFRPKAPDVKAAARLDPLTGRGRHARHVARDGRRAWERTTGYGRRNAAEWTHSRWKRMLGGGLRSCSLQAQRAEATIAASALNRMADLGMPRAQRVA, encoded by the coding sequence CTGCGCCAGGCCGAAGGGCTGATCCGGTCGATCTTCGGCCTACTCGGCCTAGCCCTGCCCGTCCCGGACCACACGACGTTGTCCCGCCGCGGGCGGACGCTGCGGCTCGACAAGGGTGCTGACGCCGGCAGCGGCCTGGACCTTGCCATCGACAGCACGGGCCTGCGCTTGGCCAAGCCGTCAGGCGCGGGGCACGAGGGGTGGCGCAAGCTCCCCATTGCAGTGAGCCCGGACACGGGACAGATCCTGGCCGAAGAGTTGACGCGCTCCGACGTGCACGACGCCGTGCCGGTGCCGGCGCTGCTGAACCGCATTACCGGCCGGATCAGGCGCGTCTACAGCGCAGTGACCGAGCACCGGCAGGCCCTGCCGAACGCCGCAAAGGTGTTCAGGCCGAAGGCGCCAGACGTAAAAGCGGCGGCGCGGCTGGACCCGCTGACTGGACGCGGGCGCCACGCCCGGCATGTCGCGCGCGATGGCCGCCGCGCCTGGGAGCGCACGACCGGCTACGGCCGCAGGAATGCGGCGGAGTGGACCCACTCACGATGGAAGCGCATGCTCGGAGGCGGCCTGCGGTCATGCAGTCTCCAAGCACAGCGAGCGGAGGCGACCATCGCCGCCAGCGCCCTGAACCGCATGGCCGATCTCGGCATGCCTCGCGCGCAACGCGTTGCCTGA
- a CDS encoding helix-turn-helix domain-containing protein, with protein MTVATFSIGELAKATETNVETIRYYERIGLLPSPARTAGNYRRYAAEHLGRLSFIRRSRGLGFTLDRVRTLLDLADQRDRDCDAVDAIAREHLAEVERKVADLAALRRELRGIIGRCGRGTVAECRIIEALSPT; from the coding sequence ATGACGGTCGCGACGTTCTCGATCGGCGAACTCGCCAAGGCGACGGAAACCAATGTCGAAACGATCCGCTATTACGAACGGATCGGCCTGCTTCCGTCCCCTGCTCGAACTGCCGGCAACTATCGCCGCTACGCGGCCGAGCACCTCGGCCGCCTTAGTTTCATCCGCCGCTCGCGCGGCCTTGGGTTTACGCTCGACCGCGTCCGGACGCTCCTCGACCTCGCCGACCAGCGTGACCGCGACTGCGACGCCGTCGACGCGATCGCGCGCGAGCATCTGGCGGAGGTGGAGCGAAAGGTCGCCGACCTAGCCGCGTTGCGGCGCGAGCTGCGCGGGATCATCGGGCGGTGTGGACGCGGCACGGTTGCCGAATGCCGTATCATTGAGGCGTTGTCGCCAACTTGA